A genomic segment from Glycine max cultivar Williams 82 chromosome 1, Glycine_max_v4.0, whole genome shotgun sequence encodes:
- the LOC100806396 gene encoding ras-related protein RABA4d gives MSNLYGDYHQKIDYVFKVVLIGDSAVGKTQLLARFARNEFSLDSKATIGVEFQTKTLIIDNKTIKAQIWDTAGQERYRAVTSAYYRGAVGAMLVYDMTKRQSFDHMVRWLEELRGHADQNIVIMLIGNKCDLGSLRAVPMEDAEEVAQRENLFFMETSALESTNVETCFLTILTEIYRIHAKKSLTASDDDNWGSGLLKGSRIIVPNQEIDNGGKKGGCCFAS, from the exons ATGTCGAATTTGTATGGAGATTATCACCAAAAGATTGATTACGTGTTCAAGGTGGTGTTGATTGGGGACTCTGCAGTTGGAAAAACTCAATTGCTTGCACGCTTTGCTAGGAACGAATTCAGCCTCGATTCCAAGGCAACCATTGGAGTAGAGTTTCAGACTAAAACTCTCATCATTGATAACAAGACCATCAAGGCTCAGATATGGGACACCGCTGGCCAAGAAAG GTATAGGGCAGTTACAAGTGCATACTATAGAGGTGCTGTAGGGGCAATGTTAGTGTATGACATGACTAAGCGCCAATCGTTTGACCACATGGTAAGGTGGTTGGAAGAGTTGCGAGGCCACGCTGACCAAAACATAGTGATCATGCTAATTGGGAACAAGTGTGATTTGGGGAGCCTTAGAGCAGTGCCAATGGAAGATGCAGAGGAGGTTGCACAAAGAGAGAACCTTTTCTTTATGGAGACATCAGCACTTGAGTCCACTAATGTTGAAACTTGCTTTTTGACTATTCTAACTGAGATATACCGGATTCATGCCAAGAAATCACTCACTGCTAGTGACGATGATAATTGGGGTTCAGGGCTTCTCAAGGGAAGCAGGATAATTGTTCCCAACCAAGAGATAGATAATGGTGGGAAAAAGGGTGGTTGTTGTTTTGCCTCCTag